In Pristis pectinata isolate sPriPec2 chromosome 19, sPriPec2.1.pri, whole genome shotgun sequence, the following proteins share a genomic window:
- the LOC127580506 gene encoding transmembrane protein 60-like, protein MRMSLAQRVLMTWLFTLLFLIVLVLKLDDKAPWNWFLIFIPLWIFDAILLIMLIVKIIGRCKAGYDRNGTNLRKEVWYLCAMLLKLGFQLAVCARLEQFAQMKLSFIFIPLWLLIIGAIIDLGYNTYSMRQD, encoded by the coding sequence ATGAGAATGTCATTAGCGCAGAGGGTTCTGATGACCTGGCTCTTCACCCTGCTCTTCCTAATTGTATTGGTGCTGAAACTGGACGATAAAGCTCCTTGGAACTGGTTCCTCATCTTTATCCCACTCTGGATTTTTGATGCTATCCTTTTAATCATGTTAATCGTAAAGATAATAGGAAGATGCAAAGCAGGCTATGACAGGAATGGTACAAATCTCAGAAAGGAGGTTTGGTACCTATGTGCTATGCTGCTTAAATTAGGTTTTCAGCTGGCGGTGTGCGCGAGATTGGAGCAATTTGCACAAATGAAGCTTAGTTTTATTTTTATACCTCTTTGGCTGTTAATAATTGGAGCAATTATTGATTTAGGGTACAATACCTATTCTATGAGGCAAGACTAA